In Vitis riparia cultivar Riparia Gloire de Montpellier isolate 1030 chromosome 19, EGFV_Vit.rip_1.0, whole genome shotgun sequence, the following proteins share a genomic window:
- the LOC117909123 gene encoding uncharacterized protein LOC117909123 has protein sequence MEKVCKTQPEEEIKAAAADQYHEEQLFVATCSANKNTSESWLIDSGCTNHMTYDQGLFRELDKTTVSKVRIGNGKYISARGKGTAAIESLSVFEPAGFNEAIEDKNLRVAMQEELSMIEKNNTWELVDRPTHKKVIGVKWVYKTKLNSDGSVNKHKAKLVVKARLDTIRMLLALIAQKGWKIYQLDVKSAFLNGYVEEEIFVEQPGGYAVKDKEDKVAKRIVRYIKGTIDFGIKFKQDIMAQSTAEAEHIAVVAAANQALWTRKLLIDLNMEQTGSTQVFVDNQAIFIQSHQV, from the exons ATGGAGAAGGTATGCAAAACACAACCAGAAGAAGAAATCAAGGCTGCAGCTGCTGATCAATATCACGAAGAACAGTTGTTTGTTGCCACGTGTTCTGCCAACAAAAACACGTCTGAAAGTTGGCTCATAGATAGTGGTTGCACAAACCACATGACTTATGATCAAGGACTTTTCAGGGAACTCGACAAAACAACTGTTTCCAAAGTAAGAATTGGAAATGGGAAATACATCTCAGCAAGGGGCAAAGGGACTGCTGCCATTGAAAGTCTCTCAG TGTTTGAGCCTGCAGGGTTTAATGAAGCTATTGAGGATAAAAATTTGAGGGTTGCAATGCAAGAGGAGCTCAGCATGATAGAGAAAAACAACACTTGGGAGCTAGTTGACAGACCAACACATAAAAAGGTCATTGGTGTTAAGTGGGTTTATAAAACCAAACTCAATTCCGATGGTTCTGTAAACAAACATAAAGCCAAACTGGTTGTCAAAG ctaggTTGGATACAATAAGAATGCTGCTAGCTTTGATTGCTCAAAAGGGTTGGAAAATCTATCAGTTAGATGTAAAATCGGCTTTTCTAAATGGCTACGTTGAGGAGGAAATCTTTGTGGAGCAACCTGGAGGATATGCAGTAAAAGACAAAGAAGACAAG GTAGCAAAACGTATTGTGAGATATATAAAAGGCACTATTGACTTTGGTATCAAGTTCAAGCAA GATATCATGGCACAATCCACGGCTGAAGCAGAGCACATTGCTGTTGTTGCTGCTGCAAATCAAGCACTTTGGACAAGAAAGCTACTAATAGACTTAAATATGGAGCAAACTGGGAGCACACAAGTCTTTGTTGACAATCAAGCT ATTTTTATACAAAGCCACCAGGTTTAG